The following nucleotide sequence is from Cercospora beticola chromosome 2, complete sequence.
CACGGCCAAAGAAGCGTGTCAAGACGACCAAGGCGCCTCTACCAGAGCTCGCTCCCATCGTTGTTGCAAATCCTCTCCAGAAGACTTCGACTGGCAATAAGGTGAAGAAGTGGCAAGTGCAGGGGCTTTACGCAGGACAGGAGCTCGATTTCGATCCCAACAAACCGgcgacgaagcagaagaagcttcgaAAGAGTCGTCCCGAATCATCGAGTGGTCCGGCGGCCGAGGAGGGTGAGGatctgccgaagaagaagcacctCAATTTCAATCTGCCTATGTTCGGCTATCTCGATGCCGATAAGACGCGCTCGTTCAGAATACCCTACGATGTGTACGCGCCTCACAATGACAAGAGAATGGACGAGAAGCCGAAGGATTGGCACAAGTTGAACAAGAACCGTCTTGTAGGAGAGGCAAAGGCTCTATGGAGCAAAGAAGCAAAATTGCAGCCCTCTTTCTGCTCTTGCTCAACACCTGATCAGCCGGGCATGGGCTGTGACGATGATTGTCTGAATCGTGTCATGCAGTACGAGTGTGACGACACAAACTGCAGATTGGGCGCAGATGAATGCAGCAATCGACCATTTCACGAACTTGCCACCCGTCTGAAGAAGGGCGGACGCTTCGATGTGGGCATCGAGGTCGTCAAGACTGAGCAGCGTGGTCACGGCATCCGTGCTGCGCGATCGTTCAAGCCCGGACAGATCATCATGGAGTACACTGGCGAGATCATCACCGAGGGCGAATGCCAGGAGAGGATGCAAAAGCTGTACATGAATAAGCAGTGCTACTACctgatggagatggagcgTGGACTGGTACTTGATGGAACGAAGGGTAGTGCAGCTCGTTTCATCAACCATTCCTGCGATCCCAACTGCGAAGTCCGCATGACCAAAGTTGGAGGCGTGCCGAGAATGGGCATATATGCTGGGCCCTCAGGCATCATGACCAACGAGGAGTTAAGCTACGACTACAACTTCGACAACTTTGGCGACAATCGACAGACGTGCTATTGTGGGTCGTGGAATTGCAGAGGCTACCTCGGCAGACGTCTGCGAGCTGACGAGATCAAGAAGTTGGCAAAGGAAGAACAAGAGCGGCTTCGCATCGCTGCTGAAGAGGCACAGAAGCGAGCACAGCAGGAAGCACGCAAGAAACAGGAGCACGATGATCGCGGCAGCGGATGGCGTGGCTGGCTCGCGGTCGATGATCCGGAAGTAAAGGCAAagctgaaggaggagaagcgtcTCAAGGAGGAGGCCGAGAAGAATTCCGTTCGTGCTCAGCGCTTGGCTGCGAGACGCGGTGATGGGCCCCGTCCTGCTGTTCCTGCACCGAAGCCTGCCCGCAAGAAGGCCGAGCCCAAGCGCAAGAAGACTACTGAAGTGAAGGAGGAGACGGTGCTGGAGACTTCTACCGACGTTCAGGCTGTTGAGGAGGAGAGTGATGAGGACTTGAAAGTGGATATTGTCAAGAAGCTTTCCCGACCCAAACACATCCGCACCACTTCCACAGGTTCCAAGTTCACCGAGGACATTGAGATGGAAGATCGCCCGACTTCGAAAGCTTCCTCTCGCCCACCCACGAGCCGTAGCGGCATCAGCAAGAAGACCACAGTCTCAGTAAAGACATCGACTGAAGTGGAGCGCGTCGAAATGTCCGAAGTCATGGAAGAAGACGGCAGTGACATTGCCGTGGCCACTCATCCTTCTTTTGCTGCGGAACTGAGCAATTCAAACGGTGCCAATCTGAGCAAGGCCGGCAGCCAAGCTGATACTGTTCAAGCTACTCAAGGTGCGGATGagaacgaggaagaagaaattgCCCTCACGAAGAAGTCTTccaagatcgagaagaagtccAAGGTCGATGCTGCTCCCAAGCGGTCTAACAGCGTGCGTGATAGGGTCAAGCAAGCTTTCAGCAGCGTGAGCAGCGGCACAAAGACTTTCCGGCAGAGCACGCTCAGTTTCGCGAAGCTGTCGTAAGGTGTGGTCGGCGCGGGAGGAGGGGATGGCGGTTTCGAATGTGCGATGTTGTGAAACGATTGGCGTTGATGGTTTATGCTCGAGCTTTGGTGTGCTTTCCGTGGCATTATTTTGGGTAGTTAGCGGCATTTGGTGGCCGGTTTATGGCAGTGAAGACGGTTTACATTACATACATGGTACTGCATTACGCTGATATGCTTGGGTCATGGAGCCGAGCCAATGCTTTCATGTGTCTTCCTCTACCTTTGAATGATTTTCATACTCGGTGCACCTCCTCCTTCGAAGCTACGGCATGCGCTGCAAAGTCTGCGCGAAGCAAAGACAGGAAAGAAATTGTATCAACACGACTAAATGTAAGAACCATTTGTATAATATTCGAAGCCATGCGAGATGAATATGTACATGAACGAGAAATCCTGGGAACTGAAGACATAATGTTCATCGCTCGCTCAGATCGCACTTAACAGCAACTATGATACACGAAGACTttgtcttcctctcctctcttcGACCCATCTGGACCGCAAAGACGCCGTACAATTACATACAATTGGCGCCACTGCCGTCCACAACATAAACTTCAAACGCAAGATTCGCTGACCAGTAGTCCCCAAAACAACGCCATCGCTACAATCAAAATCAAAAGGGAATCAACGATTAAATGATCGATCCACACGCGAGCGCAACACGCTATCGCGGTGTACTGTTCGCTCCGCCGGGCAGAGTCTTactcttctgctgctgctgttgtgattgctgttgctggctcTTCACGCTCTGCGCTCCACCAATTCCACTGTCTGCCGTCTTAGGCGGACCTTGCAAATCCTTCAGCTCGACATCCCTGTCTGCGCCGCCGTTAGCTTGCGCATGAAGGTCGGATCGGCCACCAAATTTGCCCTTGGGGACACTGAATCTCTTCTTCAGTCCTTCCACACGGCTTTGACTGCGAGCAGCGTCCAATTTCTCTTTTTCGACGCGTTGCTTGCGAGGAATAGTGTGACCGAGTCGAATATCGCCGTGCTGGTAAGCTTTCTTGAACGCCAAGTAGCTTGGAGGTCGCGGACGCATGAGGACTGCCAACCAGTTTCTGAGTATAGAAGATTGTGAAAAAGGCCGGTGTCGATCTTTGGGTAGGAATTTGTGGCTGTTGAGGTATTCGCGTGTGGTCTCGCCTCTCGCGATGAGGAAAAGGTGGTAGCCAAAGAGACTTCCTGGATAAGGAAGTGCGAGGACTGCGTAGATGAACATGGCGAATGCGATGCGCTCCTGTGTCCGTCCAGACAGGGCTTCTCCGAAGGACATTTCGTTTTGACTGGCATAGGCGCCAATGTGAGTCAGGGAGAAGGCCATCAGAAGCAGAGCCATAATGCTGCCGAAGCCAATGTAGGCAAAGAAAAATCTGTAGTTCCTGCGGCCGACGCAGTTGTTCAACCAAACGCAGTGATGATCTTGTGTTTCGATACAAGCATCACAGACCCGGCAGTGATGTGCTCGTGGAGGCCGCCAGATATTGCATGTCTTACAGTACTTTGTTGGGACCTCCATGGCAGTCATTGCGCCGTTTGGTCCTGCAGCTCCGTTCTCGGCGGCATGTTCCTCCAGCTTGACTTTCATCTGCCTAGAAGGAAATGTCTTGACCATGACCCATTCTGTCGTTGGTGGTCCTACGGCTAGGGGATCGCGCTCTTCGTCCGGATTCGGAGGATGTGGGTGCAAATTTCGAGGCAGCACTCCAGGATCAGAGAATTCCGCATGAAGGAACGCTGAGAATGCCACGAAAAAGACGTAAGCAAATATGATTGGTATTGCCGGAGACACATTTTCCCAGAGCCATGGCgcagagaagacgaagaacagAATCGCCGGGAGCAGTGTCAGGATGCCCGTGACGACATTCAGTGGCTTTGCTTTCGTGTTCAGGCATCGTCcaaggcagaagaagagatagtTTCCTGCGTAGTATTGGTAATTTCGTCCTGTCCGGGTGTTCTCCGTCGATTTAATCGGTGATTTTGCGGGCGATGAGAGCTTTTCGTTGTCTTGGGGCAATTGCTGTTGCGCATTGCGCTCTCGATTGCTCTTATTCGAGGTCCATCCCAAGGAGTTCCGATAGgccggcggtggtgcggGTTGGGATTCAGAAGCCGGCGGCTTCTCGATCGGGTCTAATGGCACTTGGCTCTGGTCGCTGACCACACTCTCCGGAGCGGCCGCTGGACTGAATAGTGGCTCGGTGCTCGCAGAGACAGAGAAGCCTCGGCCACTGCTGGGCAGAGGTGGCACGTCTCCGTCGCGCGAGGCACCATCCCGCGAAGCGAGTTCTCGCGCTGTGTTGATCGACGCCAGACTAAGGCGATGTGCTCTTCTGTCCTCGCCGCTCTCGTCTACGCTGTGTTGCAAGCGATGCCCGCCTTGGGTACTGCTGGGAGGGGCGATGTTCTGACCGCGTTGCGCCTGCAGCTTCTGCGAGCTCATGGGACGAAATGCGCTCTGCATGGCGAGAGACGGAACATGAGTAGGTCCACCCACGCCCGAGCCCGGACGTGAGTTCTCATCTCGTCTGCTCATGGGCCGGAAACTTCGCTGTGTCGACGTGCGGCTGTCGCGGTCTCGGCTCGTGGTTTCGCTGGCTGGTCGCGCTGGCGGGAGTCCTGGCTCTCCCACGGGTCCGGTCGCTGTCAGGGCGGACTGGCCTAGAGTGGAGGTGGcattggagctggagctggatggcCTCGGCGGGTCGGCCATGGTGGAGTGGCTATCGTTCGCGCCGGCAATGGTGTGTCGGTGGATTGGTGTCGGCGACGAGATTCATCATCGGGCGCGTGTTAACAGAGACGGGACATGTCTCTATACCGGGGGGCTCCTGAGTACAGCGTGTGCCGACGCAGTGCTTTTTAATAGCGCAAAGTGAAATAGATGGTCGGGCGTCAGTGCGAATGAGCTGGGGGCGACTCCTATCAAACGCGCGACAATGCACGTTGTGCCTGAAATGTGCAGCGGGAAGGGAATCCCCGCAGAGCCGCATCGCGACCAGCAGAGCAGTCCATTGGCTTTGCTTTGACATCACATCATCGAAACGCACCACCACCCCCAACACCTACCACCACTGCGATATTTCCCGCCACTGCACACCATGTCCTTCGTCGCACGAAGAGCCGCCTTCCAGGCCACTCGCGCCGTTCGCCAGCCTACCCTCCGCCGCACATACGCCGATGCCGTGAGCAGCGCCGAGCAAcccgagaagaaggatgtcCTCCGAAAGGGCGCTCGCAAGGATCCTGAGCTCTATGTATGTCTATGCGCTCCCCATACGCGAGGGTAGAACGACGAAACCAGGAGGAAAAGAATGGGATGACGGAGATGGTATGGCTGGGCTGGGATGCTGATTATGCTTTTCAGATTCTCCTCACCATCATGACTGGCGCTTTTGGCCTCGCAGGCTGGCATTTCTCCAGCAACCCaacatcctcgtcttccgaaAACAAGGTGGCTCGCGTCGATGGTTCGGAGCCTTGGAAGACCGGAGGCGAGGCCCGCTACCAATACCACCCAGGCGGTGACCCAAGCAAAGGAAAGAAGGATGCTCCTAGCGCATTGAATGAAGTCATCGTTCCCAGTACGTGTCGTGCAGTTGCAAGAAGACATCTTGTAGCTGCGAAACCCATGTCCCGGTCATTTTTGTACCTTTTACTGACCAATTTCAGATGTCAACCTGCCAAAGGTACGAATCGATTCTCACGGGACGAGACAACGTGAAGGTGTGACATCCGGTTCAGAGCTAACTGACTGCGACAGGAACTCCACGAGAAGTACAACAAGTGGGGCAAGGAGGGTTATTAGAG
It contains:
- a CDS encoding uncharacterized protein (BUSCO:EOG09264FYY), which translates into the protein MADPPRPSSSSSNATSTLGQSALTATGPVGEPGLPPARPASETTSRDRDSRTSTQRSFRPMSRRDENSRPGSGVGGPTHVPSLAMQSAFRPMSSQKLQAQRGQNIAPPSSTQGGHRLQHSVDESGEDRRAHRLSLASINTARELASRDGASRDGDVPPLPSSGRGFSVSASTEPLFSPAAAPESVVSDQSQVPLDPIEKPPASESQPAPPPAYRNSLGWTSNKSNRERNAQQQLPQDNEKLSSPAKSPIKSTENTRTGRNYQYYAGNYLFFCLGRCLNTKAKPLNVVTGILTLLPAILFFVFSAPWLWENVSPAIPIIFAYVFFVAFSAFLHAEFSDPGVLPRNLHPHPPNPDEERDPLAVGPPTTEWVMVKTFPSRQMKVKLEEHAAENGAAGPNGAMTAMEVPTKYCKTCNIWRPPRAHHCRVCDACIETQDHHCVWLNNCVGRRNYRFFFAYIGFGSIMALLLMAFSLTHIGAYASQNEMSFGEALSGRTQERIAFAMFIYAVLALPYPGSLFGYHLFLIARGETTREYLNSHKFLPKDRHRPFSQSSILRNWLAVLMRPRPPSYLAFKKAYQHGDIRLGHTIPRKQRVEKEKLDAARSQSRVEGLKKRFSVPKGKFGGRSDLHAQANGGADRDVELKDLQGPPKTADSGIGGAQSVKSQQQQSQQQQQKSKTLPGGANSTPR